From the Solea solea chromosome 7, fSolSol10.1, whole genome shotgun sequence genome, the window ATTCTGCTGTTATCCTAAATGTgcaatgtgtatatgtatatttttttaacttaatcTACAACTTGATAATCCTGTAAATATAGTttcttccatttatttattgtacattTCAGAGTAAAACATAGACAAATGTCATTGTGATATATTAtgattatatacatatttcCACGTCAAGATCAAatgttctcttttcttctctgatCAAATTCACCTTGTATCTGTttagatgtgttgttttatttaaatttaaattattcTTCAGTAAATAGCCtttataatctttatttatatatatatatatattttttttttttctgctttttgcaCTAATGACAACTACATATTCCTCatattgtgtatgtgtttctttGGAAATAAACCTGATTTTGACTCTAAGTGCAcacattaaatataatattataattcaTCATATGTACTTTTATTGTCTTACTTGCTTTGTTCTTTGCTACAACCAACATCGAAATGTTTCTTCTCTCACTGCAGTGGTTGATGAATGAAACCACTTTAGAGCTAATTCTGAATTGAAACCTAACTGTGATAAATGTGTTACAATACAAGGggtctttaaaaaaaggtttacaTTTTGAGTTGTGttgtaatttgtgtgtgtgtgtacatgtccaaaagaataatgaaaacattatgAGGAAATTTTaacatgaaaaattaaaaattgtcACTAGAAAACTGACCTATTTAACTCTATTTGGAAGATATATTCATTCATAATACCCCAGTTTGTATTCTTTTATAGCTTTACCCTCTCTAGGTGAATAGTTATTTAATACAGAATGATGATATTATTTGTATACTGATTACAAGCATGATGGTGTCAAATTATTAAATCTGAAAGCACTAATTTCTGTTAAAATCAATATGTTAAATTCAGGAAGACAATTACATCAAACAATAcaactgtttgtttgtatatatttgtagatgtgtgcatttatttttcttttgattgttatatttaaaaaaaaataaataaaatcatcccTAAAATTAAACTTGAATTGTCCACTAGAGGGAGCCAAACATCAGTGcagtggatgtttgtttttttaaaacagtcttTGTAGATAAAATCCTCATGTTGTAGAGCTTtaggtgtgaacacacagaaatgatgaGGTTTTACCTCCACAGTGAACCAACTGAGTCTGGCTGCCCACCGGACACAAACATGGCGTCGTGCCACGGACGTGACATAAGTCCAAATCATTTCAACCACCAGGGGCAGAGTGgtagagagagactgagaggcACAACGTCCCTCTAATTACAAGTGTCCCCATGAATAAGGTGCAAAATCAGGTTGTGGGGACCCAGGAAAATGTCTTGTGagaaagtgcttttgcccatttttcaatatctggctgttatttacaatttactacatgttaaaagaatgtattaacaatttaaaatgaagagaaacaaaaagttttatttagaaaaaacagtgttgttgtaaaagaacaacagattttgcgtattaaatttgaattttgaacattataaaacatatttacaataacaaagGGTTTTAAGCCTCAAACTCCACAACACTCCAAACTCCACCATTGTCAGTGGTTCATAATGGTGATGTAGTGAACATGGCATCCTCTCAGTGTCTAAAACTACAGAACAAATCATGAAGAACTAAAACTGAGTAACTCAGTCCGGGGCCTGTGTGTTATATATCAGAACAAACACTTATATTTGTACGTGTTCAAGTGGAATTGTCATCACAATATTCAACAACACTATCGCATGATTTCCTCATATCATGCAGCCCTAATCTTCACACATATTTATTTCCCCCAACACAAAACAACTCCTTCTTTTACTCTACGTCAGTGtgttgaaagttttttttcacaCGTCACATGCTTCGATAACATTTTTGCTCGTGGGACCTGGCTCCACACACGGCATAAAAGCTGAGCACCTCATGGAGTGAATAAatgctgctacacacacactgcacatacaCGACAGTACATACAGATGATACAGGACATGTAGAACAAGGTATTGTAAATCATTTGTGGAATATTCCTTGATTTCCTAgatgctttgctttgctttgattTGCTGTTCATGAAGCAATTCGCTATTAACAGATTGCATTCAATATTCATGTAAATAATGATGAAATTCACAAACACGACAAATATAAAAGACTTCATGATCATTGGATTCCCTGGACTTCCACCTGAGTACAATGGAGCGGTGTCTGTTCTCCTGCTCCTCGTTTTTCTGGCCATTGTGGTGggaaacactttcattttaacCGTGATTCTGTTCGAGCGGACTCTTCGCAAACCGACATATTTCATCTTCTGCCACCTGGCAATGACAGACATGACTTTTGGCACCGTGACGCTTCCAAAAATCATTGCCAGATACTGGTGGAATGACATGACAACATCAATCGGAGCCTGCTTTACACAAATGTTCCTCGTCCACTCTTTGGGAACGATTAATTCGTTAATTTTGCTGATCATGGCCTTGGATCGTTTTGTTGCCATATGGCTTCCTTTCCGATATCCTGTTTGGGTCACGAACAAAACAGTTTTCATTGCTTGTGTCTTGTCCTGCCTCGTATCGTTCATATGTATGCTGGGGATTGTGCTCCACGCTTTAACTTTACCGTACTGCAACCTCAATATCATTGTACATTGCTACTGTGATCATATATCAATCACTCAGCTGGGATGTGGGGAAAATGTTATATATGTTAAAATGGTCGCTGTTGCTAATGCCATGGTTGTGCTGTTACTTCCTTtggcttttattattatatcatacTTTTCTATTATCATAGCtgctttaaaaatgtctcaAGTTGAGCGTTGGAACAAAGTCATCTCCACATGTGCTCCTCAGATTTTCATCACCTGCCTTTATTATGTGCCCAGGTGTTTCGTTTATCTCTCCAACCTCTTAGGCTTCAGGTTCGGCACTGATGCTCGTATTATTATCACGATGATGTACAGCCTCGTACCTCCTGCAGTTAATCCACTCATCTATTGTCTCAAGACGAAAGACATTAAAAAGGTTTTGATAGCGCGAttccaaagaaaaaaagtgacagtTGCACAAAGAAACGACTTAAGATTCTAattaatttctgtttttgtgtgtatattttccTTAACGTCCTCTGTAACTTGATTATCCTGGAAATTTAGTTTGTACACACTCCCATTCATTTACTGAACATTGCTTTATATACTTAAATATACTTTAATTCctattttgtgtttgtcctaAATGTCAatgtaaagtttatttatatggcgcaaaatctgcaaaatgtatgtataatttTAACCTGAGCTATAAGTTGATGATTCTGTAAATATAGTTTCTACATATTCACTTTAAGATCAATTCATCTTTTTCTGATCAAAATccacattgtttctgtttatgtttctagctcttatttatttatttttggtggtTGGATGGCACAGTTGATGTCCtgggtaaaaataataatataagagaAATTCAATAGAAAATTATTAAAATTTGGCCAATGTAACTTTATATGGAAAAATCACATTGATAGTAATACCTCAGTGTGTGTAGAGTTTCATAGCTTTACCCTCTCCAGGCTTTTTATGAAATTATAATCTGATAGGATTAAAAGAGCTTTTCAAGGTCAAGgtttcaaggtttttatttgccatttgtgcttaaacaggcacattggaaatcttgtgcaGGTTCTACGAGTCAGTTTTTtaggagacagaaacacaaacttaagtataagtataaaagtagacctcaaattaaaatctatacagagtataaaaaatattaagaaaatgtagatgtagaaaaaattaaaatatacagatatacagcacccttttatgtatgtatatatacatacatacacacacatatacatacacacatatatacgtatatatatatatacatacatacatgcacatacacatatatgcacacatataGTGATGAAAtttgaatgatgatgatttattgTACTCGATTACAAGCATATTGATGTCAAGTTGATGTCACTAAATTAATTTTCTGTATGTttctgaatatatataatatatatatatatatatatatatatatgtgtgtgtttataggtatatactgtatatgtattttctgtgattattgtgattgttattaaaataaagcCACCCCTGACACTGACTTTGAATTTCTTTCACTAGATGGAGCCAAACTATCAGTGCAATGTATATTCAAAGACCATGTCTCTCACTTCATTCTCCTCCACTCTATTGAATATTAATatcttcattgttttcttttgagtaTCTTTCCTGTGACTCAAACtcaaaaaaagtataaaaacagactgaaattCAGGGTTTATTTCACAATCAGATCTTATCTTTGtaaaccaaaaaaagagagaaaaatgtctttcacTCAGTGTCAACATCTACTGTAAACACTGTGTCACTAAGAACTTAGGCTGCAACAATTGTATCAATTCATCAATAACTAAAATATATTCCATGACATACTAAGAACATTAATGATATACTGTTGTACATCTGTACACGATTGCAGCCCAAACGCAGTGTACTTCTTGTGCAAGTTCCTCCCTATGTATCTCCGTAGGCAAGATATTatatcctcttcctcttcacatGCATTGACACACTTCACCAAAGACTTGGTCTTGTTGACGTGTGGATGGCACAGGTGTCATTCACGTAATTGATGTATCGTTCATTAGATGTTGAAGGACATCTCTTGGTGAGATGTTATCTCGAACACCAGACATCTCGAACGGTGGTTGTTCTTCTTGTTGATTTCTGGCACCGAGGGGGGTGCAATGTATCCCTCCACAGTGTGAAGTTCTTCATCACGGTTCAAaattcttcttgttcttctcatAATTTCCTGCAGGTTTATaggaaaacaaccaaaaacaccAGTGTTCATCCTCTAGATGCAAGAATATAAAGTGACAGAAACATTGGGGTTTTTTGTCCcatggagggcagcattacacctcccAGTGTACAACCTggtggaaattattattattagcagtgACCTGATTGACAGTGGTCAAAAATAACTACTAAATCACTGCGGTTAAAATAACAGTAGGCatcaattattatataaaaacagGCAGACAGAGGTGGCAGGGGGCTGGAACACAAAAAGACTgaagacagtgtgacagtggcagctaagaaaaaaaaaacaataattacaaaaaagcCCCCATAACTGTCAGGATCTTAGCAATGCCTCCCTTCTCCTTGTGACATGTAGGCCTTGCTGCACACCTGAGACTCATTCTCAAACCCTGCTGCCACCCGGTCTTTGCCAGTTTGTCAGTTTACCTGAGTGCTGCACTAGCTATGACCCAGTTTGCATTTCACTATTTTTATAATTCAGTTTCGTGACCCATGTCTTCAGAGCAGCTCTGGACTCAGGCTTCAAGAAACATCCTTCCTCTGCTTGTGAATTTAAATCAGTTGACTTCAATGTTTATGTTCCAATTCAAagttaaagggggggggggaatgacaAAGAAAATTGGCAAACACTTGAGAATGACGTGGCTCAAACTTGAAGGACAGAACAATCTGGCAGCATGGTGAATATGATAATGACCAAGCCTTTATATGGAGGTTGACGAGCGATTGAAACCAGGTGTGCCCTATTAGCTGCCATGGAAGATGActaccactctctctctctcacacacacacacacacacacacacacacacagaaaaaggacaacaaaaccttaaaaaaatccagaattctctgtttaaaataataactttGAATGAATTGTCTGTTGAATGAAGACTGAAGACTGAA encodes:
- the LOC131462282 gene encoding olfactory receptor 52E8-like, with the translated sequence MMKFTNTTNIKDFMIIGFPGLPPEYNGAVSVLLLLVFLAIVVGNTFILTVILFERTLRKPTYFIFCHLAMTDMTFGTVTLPKIIARYWWNDMTTSIGACFTQMFLVHSLGTINSLILLIMALDRFVAIWLPFRYPVWVTNKTVFIACVLSCLVSFICMLGIVLHALTLPYCNLNIIVHCYCDHISITQLGCGENVIYVKMVAVANAMVVLLLPLAFIIISYFSIIIAALKMSQVERWNKVISTCAPQIFITCLYYVPRCFVYLSNLLGFRFGTDARIIITMMYSLVPPAVNPLIYCLKTKDIKKVLIARFQRKKVTVAQRNDLRF